The following nucleotide sequence is from Agromyces sp. SYSU T00194.
GACGGCCCGGCGCGCGATGCGCCGGGCCGTCGTCATGCCGTGGGCGGGACGCTCAGCCCGCCGGCCGTGCGGCCGCCGACGGCGAGCCCCAGATGTAGTACTCGCGCACGGGCTTCGTGGGGTTCGGCGCCTCGATGATGCGGCCCCCGCCCAGGTAGATCGCGACGTGGTAGTAGTTGCCCGGCACGCCCCAGAACAGCAGGTCGCCGCGCTGGACCTGCGAGAGCGGCACGGCCTTCCCGCGCGACGCGAGGGTGGCGTACTGGTTGGTGGCCGAGTGGGTGCCGATGGCGATGCCGGCCGCGCGGTACGACATGAGCGTCAGCCCCGAGCAGTCCCACACGTCGGGTCCGGCGCCGCCGAGCTGGTAGCGCTCGCCGAGCTGGGCGCGCGCGTAGGCGATCGCGGTCTCGACGGCGGTCGTGTTCGGCGCCGCCGGGGCGGGTTCCGGTTGCGGCGTCGGGGTCGGGGTCGAGCCGCCGGATGCCCCCGACGAACCACCCGACGAACCCGACGAGCTCCCGCCCGACGACGACCCGCTCGAGCTCCCCGAGCCGGCGGCACCCGAGTCTGCGTCGGCGTCGGCACCCGAGTCTGCGTCGGCGTCGGCCTCCGCCTGCTCGCGCGCCGCCTGCTCGGCGGCCTCGCGGGCGGCCTGCTCGCGGGCGACCTGCTCGCGCAGCGCCAGCTCCGCAGCCTCCTGCCGCTGCCCCTCTGCACGCTCGCGCTCGAGGGCGGCCGTCGTGTCCTTCAGCGAGGCGAGCTGCGCGTACAGCTCGACCGAGCGCTGCTCCTGCTCGTCGACCGCTGCCTGCGCGGCGACGGCGGCCGCCTCGGCCTCGTCGGCACGCGCCTCGGCCGCCGTCGCGAGCCGCTCCCGCTCCGCGGCGGCATCCGCCGCCTCCGCCGTCAGCGCATCGGCCGTGTTCCGGTCGGCCACGGCCTCGTCGTACACGAGCTGCGACTGCTCGCCGACCTTGCTCGCGCGCCCGAGCTCGTCGAGCAGCGTCTCGGCGTCCGCCCCGCTCAGCACGAGCTGCAGCGACAGGTCGGTGCCCGCGGTGCGTGCGAGGTGGGCGACCAGGAGCCCTGCGCGCATCTTCGAGATCTCGGCGCGCGCCTCGGCCTCGTCGGCCTGGGCGGCGAGCTCCGCCTCCCGCGCGAGGGCCGCGTCGAGCTCGTCCTGCGCGAGGTGGAACGCCTCCGCGGCGACCTGCGCGTCGCGCACCGCGGCATCCGCGGCGTCCTGGAGCCCGGCGAGGAGCTCGGACACCCGGTCGATCTCCGCCTGCGTCGCCGCCTCGTCGCCCTTCGCCGCCTCGATCTCGGCCCACGACGGGTAGTCGGGTGCCGCGAAGGCGGGAGCGGCGACGCCGCCCGACGCCGCGAGCACCCCCACCGCGACGCCGGAGAAGAGCGTCGCGGACTGCCGCCGCCGCAGCGGCCCGCGGGCGTCAGCCAAGCGGCACTCCGCGCGCGGCCATGAACGGCTGCGGGTTGATGCGGTACCCGTTCTGGAACACCTCGAAGTGGAGGTGGCACCCGGTGGACGCACCCGTGCTGCCGGAGCTGGCGATGTTCTGCCCGGCGCTCACGGTCTGCCCGACACCGACGAAGACGCCGCCGTACCGGATGTGCGCGTAGCCCGTGGCGATGCCGTTGCCGTGGTCGATCTTGATGAAGTTGCCGTAGGTGCCGGAGTAGCCCGCGTAGACGACGACGCCGGAGTGGGCGGCGTAGATGGGCGCGGAGCATCCGGTCGCCAGGTCGGTCGCGTAGTGGAAGCCGCCGGAGCACCCGCCCGGGGTGCAGATGCTGGTGCGCGGGCCGTAGGTGCCGCTGATGTACCCGTACGCCGGGATCGCCCAGCCCTGGCTGCTCGTGGTGCCGCCCGCGAGGCCGCCTCCACCGCCCGACGCCGCCGCTGCGGCGGCCGCCGCAGCGGCCCGCGCCGCCGCCGCAGCCGCAGCCTTGCGCCGGCGCTCCTCTTCTTCCTTGCGCTTGCGCTCGCCCTCCTGGTAGGCGGCGATCGTGGTCGCCTCCTTGTCCTTGAGGTACTTCAGCTGCTGCTCGAGCTCGATCTTCTTGTCCTCGGACTCGGCGAGCGCCGCCTCGGCGGCGGCCTGCGCCTCCTGCGCGGCGACGAGCGCCTCCTCCGCCGCGATGCGGAGCTGTTCGCGCTCGTCGCGCGCGACGGCGGCCTGCTCCCCGAGCGCCTTCGCGGTGTTCGCGGCCTGCTGCGCCTCCTCGTAGACGCCTGCCGTGCGCTCGACCATCTTGCTCATGTTGCCCAGCTTCGAGAGCAGCTCGTCGGTCTCGGCCGCGGTGCCGGCCTCCAGCATCATGTTGATGCCGAGGTCGGTGCCGCCTGCGCGGTACAGCTGCGCGGCGAGCTGGCCGGCGTTGTCCTCGGCCTCGGCCGCCTCGGCCGCGGACTCGTCGGCCTGCTGCTGGATCTCCTCGGCACGCCGGTTCGCCTCGTCGAACGCCTGCTGGGCGGCGAGCAGCTCGTCGGTACGCCGCTCGGCCTCGGCCCGGGTCTCCTCCACGCGCACCTCGAGCTGCGCGATCAGGTCGGTGATCTCCGAGACCGCGGCAGCGCCGGCGGCGGTGTTCGCCTTGGCCTTCTTGACCTCGTCCCAGGTCGGGTAGTCGGCGGCGTTCGCGGGTGCGGGCGCGGCGACGGACATCGACGCGACGATGAGCAGGGCGCCGAACACCCCGATGGCGCGGCGGAGGCCGGGCAGGGCGGTTCCGACGCGCCGCGCGCGTCGCGGTGCGACCTGCGTCGCCTCCCCCGCCCCGTCTGCCATGGTTCCCCGTTCCCGCCGTTCGGCCGGTTTCGTCACGATCGTCACATCCGTCACATCCGCAACGTCAGCCACAGTAACAACGGACCGCCTGATCCTCGGTATTGCCGGCCGACGTGGTGCTCGGCCCCCGGACGAGGGACGTGCCGAGCGCGACGCTACCCGGGGTCCGGGCCCCCGCCGGGAGCGCCGACGGCCCGTCGCGGGATCGGTTCCGGCCTCGTTTTGGAATCTGGCGGAACTGCCCGTATGCTTGGCTGTCGGCGGTCGCGTCCAGCGCGACACCCGGCCCCATCGTTTAGCGGCCTAGGACACCGCCCTTTCACGGCGGCAGCACGGGTTCGAATCCCGTTGGGGTCACGCTGAACGAAGGTTACAATTCAATACGCAAGGCCCTGTGGCGCAGTTGGTTAGCGTGCCGCCCTGTCACGGCGGAGGTCGCGGGTTCAAGTCCCGTCAGGGTCGCTTCGGCGGATGGGCTCTCCTCGAGAGCCCATCTCCGTATGGGGAACATCTTCGGATGCCCCGCCTGAAACGCATCGTCGGATGCACCAGGCTCTGTAGCTCAGTTGGTAGAGCGCACGACTGAAAATCGTGAGGTCACGGGATCGACGCCCGTCGGAGCCACCAGAACGAGAAGCCCGGGTTCGCCCGGGCTTCTTCGCGTCTCCGGGTGCCGCGGCGCGGCACCGCCCCGCCGCGCTCAGCACTCGATGACGTTCACGGCGAGTCCGCCGAGCGAGGTCTCCTTGTACTTGCGCTTCATGTCGGCGCCGGTCTCGCGCATGGTCGCGATGGCCTGGTCGAGCGAGACGTGGTGCGTGCCGTCGCCGTGCAGGGCGATGCGCGCGGCGTTGATCGCGGTGCTGCTCGCGATGGCGTTGCGCTCGATGCACGGGATCTGCACGAGCCCGCCGATCGGGTCGCAGGTGAGGCCGAGGTGGTGCTCGATGCCGATCTCGGCGGCGTTCTCGACCTGCTCCGGGGTGCCGCCGAGCAGCGCGCAGAGCCCCGCGGCCGCCATGGAGCAGGCCGAGCCGACCTCGCCCTGGCAGCCGACCTCCGCGCCCGAGATCGACGCGTTGCGCTTCAGCAGCAGGCCGATGGCCGCGGCCGTCAGCAGGAAGCGCACCACGGCGTCGTCGCCGAGCTCGCCGACGAACCGGTCGGCGTAGTGCAGCACCGCGGGCACGATGCCCGCCGCGCCGTTCGTCGGCGCGGTCACCACGCGGCCGCCCGCGGCGTTCTCCTCGTTGACCGCGAGCGCCCACAGGCTGACCCAGTCCATCGCGCCGCTCGGACCCGACTCGCCCGCCGCGGACAGCTTCCGGGCGAGGCCGGGCGCGCGCCGGCGCACGCGCAGCGATCCCGGCAGGAACTCCGCCTCCGCGGAACATCCGCGCTCGACGCACTCCCGCATGACGCGCCAGACCCGCAGCAGCTCCTCGCGGACCTCGGCCTCGGGCCGCCGCGCGCACTCGTTCGCGAGCATCGCCTGCGCGATGTCGATCCCCTCGGCTCGACACGTCGCGAGCAGCTCGGCGCCGGACGCGAACGGGAACGGCACGTCCGCGCGCTGCTCGACGACGGTCGGGCGGCCGCCGAGGTCGTCGGCGACGAAACCGCCGCCCACGGAGTAGTACGTCGCCGTGCGCAGCGTCGCGCCGGCGCCGTCGAACGCCTCGCAGGTCAGGGCGTTCGGGTGCCCCGGCAGCCGCTTCCGGCGGTGGAGGACCACGTCCTCGTCGGGATCGAACGCGATGCGCTGCGACCCGCCGAGCAGCAGCGTCCGCTCCGCCGCGACCCGCGCCACCCGGGCGCCGACACTCGCCGCGTCGACCGTCTCCGGGTGCTCGCCGGCGAGGCCGAGGACGACCGCGGCATCCGACCCGTGCCCACGCCCCGTGGCACCGAGCGAGCCGAGGAGCTCGACCCGCACGCGCGCGACCTCCGCGAGCATCCCGTCCGCGGCGAGGCCGTCGACGAACCTGCGAGCGGCGCGCATCGGCCCGACCGTGTGCGAGGAGGACGGCCCGATGCCGATCGTGAACAGGTCCAGCGCGCTCGGCATCGGCGCGGACTCCGCGATCGGGGACGCGGCTGCGGGCCGCATCCGCTCTGCTGCGGTCGTCGGAGGGTGGGTCATCGGAACTCCCGGGTCGGGGCCGGCCGCGCCGGCGTCGGGTGGTTCCTCCCCGCTCTGTCGATGACCTGAGAGATTCGCGCGGCTCGCGCCGCCTTGCCCCGTCGGTGAGCAGACCGTGGCCTGCTGCTTTCCAGAGTTCCCTGTCGTGGCGGTACGGGTGCCTGAGAGATTCCCGGGGAGGGGCTTGCTCCTACGGCGCCGCCCGGGCGGACCCGGCGGGCTCTCCCGCCACGATGCGGGTATTCAGTTCGCTGTTCGTCACGCTAACACGCGGCGCGTCAGCGCGCGCCCGAGGCAACGACCTCGATCACCCCGTCGTCCAGCCCCGGCGCCGGTTCGGCACCGCCGAGGCCGAGCACCGTCGACCAGAAGTACCGGCGCCACACCGGGGCCAGGCCCGCATCGTGGATCGGCAGGACCCACCGCGGCGCGACGCGACGCACGAACTCGACGGTGTCGCCGAGGCGCGCCCACGGCGCGGCGATCGGCACCGCCAGCAGGTCGACCCCCTCCGGCACCGCCGCGTACGAATCGCCCGGATGGAACAGCGAGACCCCGTCGCGCTCGGCGAGCACGAACCCGAGGTTGCCCGGCACGGGCAGCTCCGGGTGGATGGCATCGTGCGTGCCGCCGACCGCGCGCACCGTGAGCCCGGGCAGGTCGAGGTGCCGCCCCGCCTCCATCGCGACGGTCGCGCTCCAGCGCTCCCCCGCCCTCGCGATGACCTCCGGCAGTGCGCAGAGCACCGCGTTCGGATTGCGCGCGTGCAGCGCGGCGAGCCGGTCGGGATCGAAGTGGTCGGCGTGGGCGTGCGTGACGGCGACCACGTCGACCCCCTCGAGCGCGAACGCCGACTCGTCGGCGTACGACCCCGGATCCAGCAGCATCCGCACCTCGTCGCACTCGACGAGCAGCGCCGCATGACCGTGACGGGTGACCCTCATCGCGCGCACCCGACCGCCGGTTCGGCCGGACGCGTCATCCGAGGATCCAGGACCACGTGTCGCGCGTGTACTGCTTCACCTCGGTCGAGGGCCCGATCGCGGGTGGGAACCGGTCGCGCCACTCGTAGGGCCGGGTGGCGTCGATGATCATGCGCGAGTTCGTGCCCTTGCGATCGGGATGGATCGCGGGGTCGAGGTGTCCGCTCAGCGCCCCGGTGAGGATGATCGTGTCGCGCTCCGGATCCGCCCGCGTCGAGACCGCCCAGATCACCTCGTGCAGGTCGGTGATGTCGATGTCGTCGTCGACCACCACCACGATGCGACCGAGGTAGTTGGCCTGGCGCACCTGCGCCGCGACCGTGCCGACCTGCCGCGAGTGCCCCTGGTACTTCTGGGAGATCGCGATGACGTTGAAGAGCCGGCAGCCGCCGACGCTGTGCGTCCAGGCCGCGGTCACGCCGGGGATCCCCGCGGCCGTGATCTCGCGCTTGAGATTGGCACTGCGGCCGTACTGCTGGAACCGCTGGGCCTCGTAGGGCGGCTTCTCGGGCGGGCAGCCGAGGATGATCGGGTTGTTGCGGTAGTAGACCGCACTCACCTCGAACACCGGCTCGGGTCGCGCGGTCGAGGCGTAGTACCCCGTCCACTCGCCGAACGGCCCTTCGATGCGCTCCTTGTCGTGGCGGAGGAACCCCTCGATCGCGATCTCGGCGTCGGCGGGGATCGGCAGGCCCGTGAACCGGCCGGTTATGGTCGGGATCGGGCTGCCCTGCACACCTCCGACCCACTCGAGCTCGTTCACCCCGTTCGGGATCTCGAGGCCGCTCGCCATGAACTGCAGCGGATCGAGCCCGGCGACGATCACGGCGGGCATGTCTTCGCCGTTGTCGAAGTAGCCGTCGCGGTGGAGGCGGCCGTGCTTGCCGGGCGAGATGTACAGCCCCGTGGTGCGCTCGTCGTGCACCTGCACGCGGTACGCGCCCATGTTCACGATGCCGTCGTCGCGGCCGCGCGTGATGATGCCGCAGCCGGTGCCGATGTACGGGCCGCCGTCCTCCGGGTGCCAGAGCGGGGTGGGGAACTTCCACAGGTCGATGTCGTCGCCGGTCATCACGTTCTCGGTGATCGGGCCCTCCGCCACCTCCTCGGTCGGCAGCGGCACGGCCTCGTCGAGGTGCCGGCCCCACGCGTCGCAGAGCGCGAACGTGCCGATGTCGGCGGGGAGCCCGAGCGTCGCCGCGAGTCGCGCGCGGTTGCCGAGCGAGTTCACCAGCACCCGCCACCCCGGCTCGTAGCCCGGGATGCGGTCGAACAGCACCGCAGGCGAGTCCTCGGTGTGGTGCAGCATCTCCGAGACGTGGCCGATGCTCGCCTCGGCGTCGACGCCCTCCACCACGCGCAGCTCGCCGAGCCGATCCATCTCCGCGAGCCACCGGCGCAGCCCGGTCGGCGCGTCGCCGCGGTCGTCGAAGGGCACCGCCTCCGCGTCACCGCGTCCGGGCATCGAATGGGTCGTCAGGGTGTCGGTCACGAGTCCTCCTCGATCGTGCTGATGCTGATGCTGATGCGGCCGGGACGGCGGGGCGGGCGGACGCCCACGCCTCCCGGGGTCATTCGAACGCCCCGCGACCGGGTTGCCACGGCGTGAGCTTCTGCTGCGCCCACGCCGCGAGTCCCTGGATCGCGACGGCGATGATCATGATGATGAAGATGGGTACGAACATCTGCGCGGTGAGGTACTCGATCGCGAAGAGCTCGATCATGCCGCCCACGCCGACCAGCGTCGACGTGATCTCCGCCACGATCACGCCCGACCACGCCTCCGCGAACGCCTGGCGGCCACCGGCCACCATGAACGGCGAGGCGGCGGGCAGGACGATGCCGCGGATGATCTGCCGCTCGTTCGCCGTGTAGGCGACGCCGGCGTCGATGAGCGCCTTGTCGACCGCCCGGACGCCGGCCATGGTGTTGATGATCACCGGCCAGACCGCGGAGAGGACGACGTACGCGTACCGGAACTGCCAGTCGAAGCCGAGCACGATGATCATGAGCGGCACGAGTGCCACGTGCGGCAGGGAGTACAGGAACGTCACGTACGGGTCGAGTGCGAATGCCACCGGCTTCCACCGGCCCATCGCGATGCCGATCGGCAGGCCGATGGCGAGTGCCGTGGCGAGGCCCGCGACGAGCAGCAGCAAGGAGGTGAGCAGCGGCCCCCAGACGACGCCGGTGACGAACAACTGGTCCCACGCCGCCACGAAGATCTCCGACGGCGGCGCGGTGAGCGCCCGGTTGATGTCCTTGGCGGTGAACTCCCAGAGCAGGAGCACGAACACGAGCATGCCGACCCGGATGCTCCACTGCCCGACGGGCGTGCTCGTGAAGCGGTTCTTGCGCGACGCACGGCGCAGGTGCGCCTGCGCGGCCTCGGTCTGGGCGCTCATTGGCGCACCCCCTTGATCCGGGTCAGCCACGATCGGCGATGTGCATGGTTCCACGGCTCGGTCAACCGGACGTTGAGCCGGGCCATGAACTCCTGGATCACGACGGCGATGAGGCCGAGCAGCACGATCGCCACGAACATCGCGTCGATCTGGAAGTACTTGGCGTACAGCGTGATCAGGTTGCCGATGCCGCCCGCCGAGGTCGCGACCTCCGCGAGGACGACGCCGGTGAGCCCCTGCCCGAGACCGAGCCGGAACCCGCTGAAGACGTAGGGCAGGCTCGACCGCAGCATGATGCTCCGGTAGACCTTGAACGGCGACGCGCGGAACGCGCGGCCCACGTCGAGCAGTCCCCGCGGCACCTCCTTTCCGCCGAGGTAGGTGTTCAGCAGGATCGGGAACACCGCACCGAGGAAGACGATGCCCACCCGCATCTCGAAGCTGATGCCCAGCCAGAGCACGAGCACCGGGATGAGCGTGATGCGCGGCGTGGAGTAGAGCGCGTAGACGTAGGGCGCCAGCGCGATCTCGACGACCTTGCTGAACGACATCAGCAGTCCGAGCGGCACGCCGACCACCACGGAGAGCGCCATGCCCGCGAACAGGCCGCGGAGCGTCTCGCCGAGCGCCGGCAGGATGTCGGGGACGAAGTTCTCGACCGCCGCCTGGGCGATCGCCGACGGGCTCGAGATGACCAGCGGCATGTCGCGCCCGAAGTACTCCCAGACCGAGAGGAACAGCAGCAGCGAGAGCGCGCGGATCGTCCAGGGGCTCCGGAGGACGCGCTGCACGCGCGAGGTGACGGGCTCGTCGTCGGGGATGAGCACCGCCTTCGTGCGCGCCGCGTCGCGGACGTCGGTCACAGCTTCGCACCCACCTGCATCTGCGACTGGAGCAGGTTCCAGCACTCGTCGCGCAGCTGGCCGTACTGCTCGGTGCCGCGCCAGTGCCCGTCCTTGCGGGGCTTGTCGATGGCGACCGGGAGGTCGGCGATCACGCGCCCGGGGTCGACGCCCATCACCACGATCCGGTCGGAGAGGTAGATCGCCTCGTCGATCGAGTGCGTGACGAACAGCACGGACAGCCCGCGGTCGGCGACGATGTCGAGCAGGAGTCCCTGCAACTGCTCGCGGGTGAGCGCGTCGAGCGCACCGAACGGCTCGTCCATGAGGAGGAGCTTGGGCTCGATGGCGAGCGCCCGGGCGAGACCGACGCGCTGCTGCTGCCCGCCCGAGAGCTGCGTCGGGAAGTGGTCCTTGCGACTGCCGAGACCGACCAGGTCGAGGTACTCGGCTGCCCGCTCGAGGCGTTCCTTCTTCCCGACGCCCTGCACCTCCAGGCCGTAGGCGGCGTTCTGGAGCGCGGTCTTCCAGGGGAAGAGGTTGAAGTTCTGGAACACGATGGCCTTGTCGCGCGAGGGACCCTCGCTGACCCGACCGTCCACCTGCACCTCGCCACCGGACTGCCGGAGCAGTCCGGTGACGATGCGCAGTGCCGTCGTCTTCCCGCAGCCGCTCGGACCCAGGAGTGATACGAATTCCCCGGCCCCGACCTCGAGGTTGAAGTTCGCCAGGATCGGCGGCTTCTCGGGGTCGTAGCTCTTCGAGAGATTGACGACGCTCAGCATTGAGTGGTTCTCCGTTCCTGTCTCAGAACCGGCCGTTCTCGGCAAGGTAGTTGTCGACGAACGTGCTGTCGAGCCATTCGCTCTTGTCGGGAATGGTCGCGGCGTCGAAGTCCCCGGCGTCGATGGACGTCTGGATCCAGTTGTCGACGAGTTCGTCGTCCAGCCCGCCGTCGACGGCGAAGAAGTCGATGTCGACGAACTGGTCGTACGCCGACTGGCGCAGCTCGTCGGAGCTCTCCGTGTCGACCTCGTAGGAGAGCTCGATGTACTCCTCCTTCTCGGTCGCCGCCCAGCGCAGCGCGTCGAGCATCGCGTCCACCGCGCCCTGCGCGGCCTCGGGGTTGCCCTCGGTGAACTCCGTCGAGGCGATCAGGCCCGTCTGGATGTACGGACCGAGCGCCGGGCCGCAGTAGAGCAGCGCGGTGAACGGGCCCGCCTGGATCGCGGCCTCGGCGTTGACCAGGTGCGCGACGGTCGCCTGCACCTGCCCGGCCTGCAGCGCCGCGACTCGGGCGCTCGTGCCGCCGATGACGACGTACTCGGGCGAGTCGATGTCGAAGCCCTCCGCCTCGAGTGCGAGCTTCATGATGGTGTCGCCCGCGGAGCCCGGCGTGTTCACGCCGATGAGCTGGCCCTCGAGGTCGTCGATCGAGTCGATGCCCTCCTCGGCCAGCACGACGTAGTCCGTCGCCTGGGCGTTCACGGCGATCAACTCCACCGGCGCCTCGGT
It contains:
- a CDS encoding ABC transporter ATP-binding protein, translating into MLSVVNLSKSYDPEKPPILANFNLEVGAGEFVSLLGPSGCGKTTALRIVTGLLRQSGGEVQVDGRVSEGPSRDKAIVFQNFNLFPWKTALQNAAYGLEVQGVGKKERLERAAEYLDLVGLGSRKDHFPTQLSGGQQQRVGLARALAIEPKLLLMDEPFGALDALTREQLQGLLLDIVADRGLSVLFVTHSIDEAIYLSDRIVVMGVDPGRVIADLPVAIDKPRKDGHWRGTEQYGQLRDECWNLLQSQMQVGAKL
- a CDS encoding MBL fold metallo-hydrolase → MRVTRHGHAALLVECDEVRMLLDPGSYADESAFALEGVDVVAVTHAHADHFDPDRLAALHARNPNAVLCALPEVIARAGERWSATVAMEAGRHLDLPGLTVRAVGGTHDAIHPELPVPGNLGFVLAERDGVSLFHPGDSYAAVPEGVDLLAVPIAAPWARLGDTVEFVRRVAPRWVLPIHDAGLAPVWRRYFWSTVLGLGGAEPAPGLDDGVIEVVASGAR
- a CDS encoding ABC transporter substrate-binding protein is translated as MAATATIVLAGCSGGDGGGGDGGDPEADLSIRIIGIGTPDFSAVDVAKWQMNLEEAGFDVDFKSVEEEDAALRAVVAGAADVYIGSLPSMITAVQNTEAPVELIAVNAQATDYVVLAEEGIDSIDDLEGQLIGVNTPGSAGDTIMKLALEAEGFDIDSPEYVVIGGTSARVAALQAGQVQATVAHLVNAEAAIQAGPFTALLYCGPALGPYIQTGLIASTEFTEGNPEAAQGAVDAMLDALRWAATEKEEYIELSYEVDTESSDELRQSAYDQFVDIDFFAVDGGLDDELVDNWIQTSIDAGDFDAATIPDKSEWLDSTFVDNYLAENGRF
- a CDS encoding C40 family peptidase, whose amino-acid sequence is MADARGPLRRRQSATLFSGVAVGVLAASGGVAAPAFAAPDYPSWAEIEAAKGDEAATQAEIDRVSELLAGLQDAADAAVRDAQVAAEAFHLAQDELDAALAREAELAAQADEAEARAEISKMRAGLLVAHLARTAGTDLSLQLVLSGADAETLLDELGRASKVGEQSQLVYDEAVADRNTADALTAEAADAAAERERLATAAEARADEAEAAAVAAQAAVDEQEQRSVELYAQLASLKDTTAALERERAEGQRQEAAELALREQVAREQAAREAAEQAAREQAEADADADSGADADADSGAAGSGSSSGSSSGGSSSGSSGGSSGASGGSTPTPTPQPEPAPAAPNTTAVETAIAYARAQLGERYQLGGAGPDVWDCSGLTLMSYRAAGIAIGTHSATNQYATLASRGKAVPLSQVQRGDLLFWGVPGNYYHVAIYLGGGRIIEAPNPTKPVREYYIWGSPSAAARPAG
- a CDS encoding ABC transporter permease, which translates into the protein MTDVRDAARTKAVLIPDDEPVTSRVQRVLRSPWTIRALSLLLFLSVWEYFGRDMPLVISSPSAIAQAAVENFVPDILPALGETLRGLFAGMALSVVVGVPLGLLMSFSKVVEIALAPYVYALYSTPRITLIPVLVLWLGISFEMRVGIVFLGAVFPILLNTYLGGKEVPRGLLDVGRAFRASPFKVYRSIMLRSSLPYVFSGFRLGLGQGLTGVVLAEVATSAGGIGNLITLYAKYFQIDAMFVAIVLLGLIAVVIQEFMARLNVRLTEPWNHAHRRSWLTRIKGVRQ
- a CDS encoding L-serine ammonia-lyase; translated protein: MPSALDLFTIGIGPSSSHTVGPMRAARRFVDGLAADGMLAEVARVRVELLGSLGATGRGHGSDAAVVLGLAGEHPETVDAASVGARVARVAAERTLLLGGSQRIAFDPDEDVVLHRRKRLPGHPNALTCEAFDGAGATLRTATYYSVGGGFVADDLGGRPTVVEQRADVPFPFASGAELLATCRAEGIDIAQAMLANECARRPEAEVREELLRVWRVMRECVERGCSAEAEFLPGSLRVRRRAPGLARKLSAAGESGPSGAMDWVSLWALAVNEENAAGGRVVTAPTNGAAGIVPAVLHYADRFVGELGDDAVVRFLLTAAAIGLLLKRNASISGAEVGCQGEVGSACSMAAAGLCALLGGTPEQVENAAEIGIEHHLGLTCDPIGGLVQIPCIERNAIASSTAINAARIALHGDGTHHVSLDQAIATMRETGADMKRKYKETSLGGLAVNVIEC
- a CDS encoding UbiD family decarboxylase, which gives rise to MTDTLTTHSMPGRGDAEAVPFDDRGDAPTGLRRWLAEMDRLGELRVVEGVDAEASIGHVSEMLHHTEDSPAVLFDRIPGYEPGWRVLVNSLGNRARLAATLGLPADIGTFALCDAWGRHLDEAVPLPTEEVAEGPITENVMTGDDIDLWKFPTPLWHPEDGGPYIGTGCGIITRGRDDGIVNMGAYRVQVHDERTTGLYISPGKHGRLHRDGYFDNGEDMPAVIVAGLDPLQFMASGLEIPNGVNELEWVGGVQGSPIPTITGRFTGLPIPADAEIAIEGFLRHDKERIEGPFGEWTGYYASTARPEPVFEVSAVYYRNNPIILGCPPEKPPYEAQRFQQYGRSANLKREITAAGIPGVTAAWTHSVGGCRLFNVIAISQKYQGHSRQVGTVAAQVRQANYLGRIVVVVDDDIDITDLHEVIWAVSTRADPERDTIILTGALSGHLDPAIHPDRKGTNSRMIIDATRPYEWRDRFPPAIGPSTEVKQYTRDTWSWILG
- a CDS encoding M23 family metallopeptidase gives rise to the protein MADGAGEATQVAPRRARRVGTALPGLRRAIGVFGALLIVASMSVAAPAPANAADYPTWDEVKKAKANTAAGAAAVSEITDLIAQLEVRVEETRAEAERRTDELLAAQQAFDEANRRAEEIQQQADESAAEAAEAEDNAGQLAAQLYRAGGTDLGINMMLEAGTAAETDELLSKLGNMSKMVERTAGVYEEAQQAANTAKALGEQAAVARDEREQLRIAAEEALVAAQEAQAAAEAALAESEDKKIELEQQLKYLKDKEATTIAAYQEGERKRKEEEERRRKAAAAAAARAAAAAAAAAASGGGGGLAGGTTSSQGWAIPAYGYISGTYGPRTSICTPGGCSGGFHYATDLATGCSAPIYAAHSGVVVYAGYSGTYGNFIKIDHGNGIATGYAHIRYGGVFVGVGQTVSAGQNIASSGSTGASTGCHLHFEVFQNGYRINPQPFMAARGVPLG
- a CDS encoding ABC transporter permease, with product MSAQTEAAQAHLRRASRKNRFTSTPVGQWSIRVGMLVFVLLLWEFTAKDINRALTAPPSEIFVAAWDQLFVTGVVWGPLLTSLLLLVAGLATALAIGLPIGIAMGRWKPVAFALDPYVTFLYSLPHVALVPLMIIVLGFDWQFRYAYVVLSAVWPVIINTMAGVRAVDKALIDAGVAYTANERQIIRGIVLPAASPFMVAGGRQAFAEAWSGVIVAEITSTLVGVGGMIELFAIEYLTAQMFVPIFIIMIIAVAIQGLAAWAQQKLTPWQPGRGAFE